A window of the Cutaneotrichosporon cavernicola HIS019 DNA, chromosome: 6 genome harbors these coding sequences:
- the qutD gene encoding uncharacterized protein (Belongs to the major facilitator superfamily. Sugar transporter (TC 2.A.1.1) family) — protein MVKLTIVEDRPTPKEVYNWRVYFFASMACWGSVMIGYDSAFIGSAMALKSFKDEFSLSSKTKTEFNFLSANIVSCYQAGCFFGALSGYFVGYYFGRKWGLFFASLIFVVGSVLQIVASGKTGLGIMYAGRIIAGWSVGVASNLTPIYIAEISPPAIRGRLIGLYELGWQIGAVVGFWIGYGVNQHIPYGNVQWLIPFAVQLIPGGMLAVGILTVKESPRWLASRDRFDAALANLAVIRNLPADHTYVQEEMFEIKSAIEYDEERAGHGILAPMKTLFGNRSYLKRLGLCIALFVGQNVTGINAINYYSPTVFASIGVSGTSTSLLTTGVFGLLKFAVAIVWLLWLVDRYGRKLLLIVGSAGGAICMYWIGIYIAVAKPQDNPSGGLHGGGISAMVAFYLWTCFYGPTWNGTPWVFGAETMPTFIRSATQAFIAASNWLFAFLIARFTPQMFASMGFGVYIFFASLMVASIPFVYFCVPETSGIPLEYMDELFAISPRTAHSVLTERFRAEQNASRRSVDGGKGNSEHRVEPVRSKDSTDV, from the exons ATGGTCAAGCTCACAATCGTCGAGGATCGGCCTACACCCAAGGAGGTGTATAACTGGCGCGTCTACTTTTTCGCGTCGATGGCGTGCTGGGGTTCAGTCATGATCGGCTACGAC TCCGCCTTCATCGGCTCTGCGATGGCGCTCAAGTCGTTCAAGGACGAGTTCAGTCTCTCCTCAAAGACAAAGACCGAGTTCAACTTCCTCTCTGCCAATATTGTCTCGTGTTACCAGGCCGGTTGCTTCTTCGGTGCGCTGTCGGGTTACTTTGTCGGCTACTACTTTGGTCGCAAGTGGGgcctcttcttcgcctCGCTCATCTTCGTTGTCGGCTCAGTCCTCCAGATTGTCGCCTCAGGCAAGACCGGCCTCGGTATCATGTACGCCGGTCGCATCATTGCTGGCTGGAGTGTTGGTGTCGCGTCCAACCTCACGCCCATCTACATTGCCGAGATCTCGCCACCCGCTATCCGTGGCCGCCTTATCGGTCTCTACGAACTTGGTTGGCAGATCGgtgccgtcgtcggctTCTGGATTGGTTACGGCGTCAACCAGCACATTCCCTACGGCAACGTCCAGTGGCTCATCCCCTTTGCGGTCCAGCTCATCCCTGGTGGCATGCTCGCGGTCGGCATCCTCACCGTCAAGGAAAGCCCCCGCTGGCTCGCCTCGCGCGACCGCTTCGATGctgccctcgccaacctcgccgtcatccGCAACCTGCCAGCTGATCACACCTACGTCCAGGAAGAGATGTTCGAGATCAAGTCGGCAATCGagtacgacgaggagcgcgctGGACACGGAATCCTCGCCCCCATGAAAACCCTCTTCGGTAACCGCTCGTACCTCAAGCGCCTCGGTCTCTGCATTGCCCTCTTCGTCGGCCAGAACGTCACCGGTATCAACGCCATCAACTACTACTCGCCCACCGTCTTTGCGTCCATTGGCGTGTCTggcacctcgacctcgctcCTCACCACCGGTGTATTCGGCCTCCTCAAGTttgccgtcgccatcgtctGGCTCCTCTGGCTGGTCGATCGGTACGGCCGTaagctcctcctcatcgtcggctcggcgggcggcgcaaTCTGCATGTACTGGATCGGCATCTACATTGCCGTCGCCAAGCCCCAGGACAACCCCTCGGGCGGTCTCCACGGTGGCGGCATCAGCGCAATGGTCGCCTTCTACCTGTGGACCTGCTTCTACGGCCCCACCTGGAACGGTACTCCCTGGGTGTTCGGAGCCGAGACAATGCCGACCTTTATTCGTTCCGCAACTCAGGCTTTTATTGCCGCTAGCAACTGGCTCTTTGCGTTCCTCATCGCGCGCTTCACCCCGCAGATGTTCGCGTCGATGGGCTTTGGCGTCTACATTTTCTTCGCGTCGCTCATGGTCGCCTCCATCCCCTTCGTGTACTTTTGCGTCCCCGAGACGTCCGGCATCCCTCTCGAGTACATGGACGAGCTCTTTGCTATCTCGCCCCGCACCGCCCACTCTGTCCTCACTGAGCGCTTCCGCGCTGAGCAGAACGCGAGCCGCCGCTCAGTCGACGGCGGTAAGGGCAATTCCGAGCACCGCGTTGAGCCTGTCCGCTCCAAGGACAGCACCGATGTGTGA
- a CDS encoding uncharacterized protein (The AROM polypeptide catalyzes 5 consecutive enzymatic reactions in prechorismate polyaromatic amino acid biosynthesis), with product MTHTQPGPKDIYLFGFPIAHSGAPSLHNLVFESISSPCTYKLWSTSAVNQAVLDELRSSSSGGAAVTMPLKAEIIKYLDEISPEGYATGACNTVVRVEEDGATKLVGTNTDFLGVRNSLLQALALQYSSVSVGTTATYAPGQASGMVIGGGATTRSAVHALYTLGMNPVFLANRDAAEVADTIAHFDSRSDPANPNRLRLIHLTSVEQVEGHLGPNATNRLPGVAMIVGAIPAIAPKSLEERMVYTIATHVFTLPFQAGAAEGDLPVPSPRLFLDMAYKPRLTPLLKIAAALGWQDIGGILAMIEQGLAQQRMWKMGSSSVAVASDESLLDAETCRKAREFVENMKDIVPTEPEIDRSKISV from the exons ATGACGCACACACAACCAGGGCCAAAGGACATCTACCTCTTCGGGTTTCCCATCGCGCACTCTGGCGCTCCGAGCTTACATAACCTCGTCTTCGAGTCGATCAGCAGTCCGTGCACGTACAAGCTGTGGTCAACGTCGGCGGTCAACCAGGCAGTGCTGGACGAGCTGCggagctcctcgtctgGCGGTGCTGC ggTAACGATGCCactcaaggccgagatcaTAAAgtacctcgacgagatcagTCCCGAGGGCTACGCAACCGGCGCATGCAACACTGTCGTTcgggtcgaggaggacggggCCACCAAGCTCGTTGGCACGAACACCGACTTCCTCGGCGTGCGTAACAGCTTGTTACAGGCGCTCGCGTTGCAGTACTCCTCGGTGTCTGTTGGCACTACGGCGACGTACGCGCCTGGCCAGGCGAGCGGGATGGTCATTGGGGGTGGTGCAACCACCCGTTCAGCGGTGCATGCCCTGTACACGCTGGGTATGAACCCTGTCTTTCTGGCCAaccgcgacgcggccgaggtggcCGATACAATTGCACACTTTGACTCGCGGAGTGACCCAGCGAACCCGaaccgcctgcgcctgaTCCACCTGACGAGCGTCGAGCAAGTCGAGGGCCACCTTGGGCCCAACGCGACCAACCGCCTTCCCGGCGTGGCCATGATCGTCGGTGCCATCCCAG ccATTGCGCCCAAGAGCTTAGAGGAGCGCATGGTGTACACTATCGCGACACACGTGTTCACGCTCCCCTTCCAAGCCGGCGCTGCAGAGGGAGACCTCCCGGTCCCCTCTCcccgcctcttcctcgacatgGCGTACAAGCCGCGCCTGACGCCGTTGCTCAAGATCGCGGCAGCTCTCGGGTGGCAGGACATTGGCGGCATCCTGGCCATGATTGAGCAGGGTCTGGCACAGCAGCGCATGTGGAAGATGGggagctcgagcgtcgCGGTTGCGTCAGACGAgtccctcctcgacgcagAGACGTGTCGCAAGGCACGCGAGTTTGTCGAGAACATGAAGGACATTGTGCCGACCGAGCCTGAGATTGATCGTTCCAAGATTTCTGTTTAG
- a CDS encoding uncharacterized protein (Thioesterase superfamily), producing MAACYEHVKECWAQSIMGNHDDNVFGNSVEVVSARPGRAELKMKVQERHLNGHGNVHGGVVMTLVDDVTWLGMQTLGLPKIRSVSTNISCEFVRPSGRLGDDLYMVSEPVKIGRRLGFLRITFYDMKGQVCAYGTQTVAIDADQEAFTHKFSADGSELLKVSKEKGDILPSTEDKPKL from the exons ATGGCCGCCTGCTACGAGCATGTCAAGGAA TGCTGGGCCCAGTCTATCATGGGCA ACCACGACGACAATGTCTTTGGCAACtcggtcgaggtcgtctcTGCGCGCCCCGGTCGTGCCGAGCTCAAAATGAAGGTCCAGGAGAGGCATCTGAATGGCCACGGG AACGTGCACGGCGGCGTTGTCATGACT ctcgtcgatgacgtGACGTGGCTCGGGATGCAGACGCTCGGCCTGCCCAAGATCCGCAGCGTGAGCACCAACATTTCGTGCGAGTTTGTGCGGCCATCAGGCcggctcggcgacgacctgTATATGGTCTCAGAGCCCGTCAAGATCG GCCGGAGACTCGGGTTCCTCCGCATCACATTCTACGATATGAAGGGTCAGGTTTGTGCGTATGGGACGCAGACTGTCGCTATCGACGCAGACCAGGAGGCGTTCACACACAAGTTCTCGGCGGACGGGTCGGAATTGCTCAAAGTCTcaaaggagaagggcgatATCCTCCCGTCGACCGAGGACAAGCCCAAGCTTTAG
- a CDS encoding uncharacterized protein (Retinoic acid induced 16-like protein): protein MEVSTFFTRLLQAPKPAAGPRPDALPAFDAAWSAVLTTLTAPDERQLARGIAYSPVPRALKHITDALVYESNRTDEDTTGACLEYFLRHDMLAALERLCERDRPRGVKAEVLRMVNNLVVLMPERFLVHNAVHRPLRRLLRSCVGEPETLDGAARAFGAAAVDDDPAYLDDDLVDLMCILCSRMRAYPPLLLIFFHDRGWLIPHHSSGAPSPAAFRAPLPSSPPQVRATLPSTPPRSSSLSPHLSSRALSPTPLSPPQISRALSPPLARISTPSGRATPGLYPELASDAASAASASRRETDATHFEYLLFSYLLRFVHREGRIGDFARAGILFLFDIAFLSRDDEGGDTLAGTPGPDGSDPLQDARDALAEYILDGDFADVMAAGLGATYSLLPSKLRVPTLAEQGDEDAALNGGMILGTKADEDIDDDLLLSNDEDVRAQLDLLLKLFGFLGDIMYRCRAASLRADPNALTVSITEALGPAVADATLDALQTAFVDNVLYPSILECSSTDGSAVAVLTYLDVVISNLEDGPVLQRILNVLMDANAAVPVFASPRKRRARKTGAMDFMPAIVKPGYYTDERFTLRDLILDNVKSWCPASKAAALHLLQALLSDHCRYIAPSLLSLVRMPSATALARPSLPPSEHSSPTPSFTATLPSPLPAPVNSADVHLQEDELYGALVPRLDDAVQENTEASGLGSYIMDAHNFLEADGCWRASRVPLQFVSDDGKPVLIRVGEYDLDPYQHALSPSDPMVHALLDALAGWFTQPADTNIALTGALSALVRCPHRSLAGWLLYDCDEGMSSCEIDDSASDTSFDAAPSRGSSRDEPRHHTLPALYQVLRELVRHSGRFRAAVPGFDRLLSERRQGLLFADHLEEAMSAMLEDVVTPPAASPGFLGIGSFGSPLGDRKKSVSLATSLRSFWSPKKSRPTTPVSTPPSASPLPSSPPRVPRPTLPALPTLSSTPQRTSSLPQHDTPFASHYAAASVTVDVESVVRPDGWRRATIPEDDVFTDKFREPDEPKPKPEPESKQKRTVTTLSGVLDNMIVLEELIKELVGVIVSRRALGIDQVGFVRRL from the exons ATGGAGGTCTCGACCTTCTTCACGCGCCTCCTTCAGGCGCCCAAGCCGGCGGCTGGGCCACGCCCCGACGCTCTTCCCGCCTTTGACGCTGCGTGGTCCGCCGTCCTCACGACCCTGACAGCACCAGACGAACGGCAACTCGCTAGGGGGATCGCGTACTCGCCAGTTCCGAGGGCGCTCAAACACATCACGGACGCGCTGGTGTACGAGAGTAATCGGACGGACGAGGATACGACTGGCGCCTGTCTCGAATACTTTCTCAGGCATGACATGTTGGCAGCGCTCGAGAGGTTGTGTGAGCGCGACAGGCCGAGGGGTGTGAAGG ctgAGGTCCTCCGCATGGTCAacaacctcgtcgtcctcatgCCCGAACGCTTCCTCGTCCACAACGCCGTGCATCGTCCTCTTCGGAGGTTGCTGCGTTCGTGTGTCGGCGAGCCTGAGACGCTCGatggcgcggcgagggctTTTGGGGCGGCTGCtgttgacgacgacccgGCGTACCTCGAtgacgaccttgtcgacctcATGTGTATCCTGTGTTCCCGCATGAGGGCTTA cccccCCCTGCTCCTCATTTTCTTCCACGACCGCGGGTGGCTCATCCCACACCACTCGTCCGGCGCTCCCTCGCCAGCGGCCTTCCGTGCTCCCTTACCGTCTTCCCCACCCCAAGTCCGCGCCACGCTCCCTTCGACTCCACcgcgttcctcctccctctcacCGCATCTCTCCTCCCGCGCCCTCTCGCCAACCCCGCTCTCTCCACCTCAGATCTCGCGCGCCCTCTCTCCACCCCTCGCACGCATATCTACGCCCTCAGGCCGCGCAACTCCCGGTCTTTACCCCGAACTCGCGTCTGATGCAGCGTCTGCCGCCAGTGCGAGTCGGCGTGAGACCGACGCCACACACTTCGAGtacctcctcttctcgtACCTGTTGCGCTTCGTGCACCGCGAAGGGAGGATCGGCGACTTTGCACGCGCTGGCATCCTGTTCCTCTTTGACATTGCGTTTTTATCGCGCGATGATGAGGGTGGGGACACGTTAGCCGGAACACCTGGGCCAGATGGCAGCGATCCGTTACAGGACGCGCGAGATGCGCTCGCAGAATATATCCTCGACGGGGACTTTGCCGACGTCATGGCTGCGGGGCTGGGTGCGACGTACTCACTCTTGCCGAGCAAGCTGCGTGTACCGACTCTCGCGGAGCAGGGCGACGAAGATGCGGCCTTGAACGGCGGCATGATCCTCGgcaccaaggccgacgaggatatcgacgacgacctcctcctctccaacgATGAGGACGTGCGagcccagctcgacctgTTGCTCAAGCTTTTTGGCTTCCTTGGCGATATCATGTATCGGTGCCGTGCGGCTTCTCTGCGCGCCGACCCGAACGCGCTGACCGTGTCGATCACTGAGGCCCTCGGCCCGGCCGTGGCTGACGCAACCCTAGACGCGCTGCAAACCGCTTTCGTCGACAACGTCCTCTACCCGTCCATCCTCGAGTGCAGCAGTACGGACGGCAGCGCTGTCGCCGTGCTTACgtacctcgacgtcgtcatctcTAATCTTGAGGACGGGCCGGTGCTGCAGCGCATCCTTAACGTGTTAATGGACGCGAACGCGGCCGTGCCCGTCTTTGCTTCTCCAAGAAAACGGAGGGCACGCAAGACCGGCGCTATGGACTTTATGCCTGCCATTGTCAAACCAGGGTACTACACCGACGAGCGGTTCACGCTACGCGACCTGATCCTGGATAACGTCAAGTCGTGGTGTCCGGCGAgcaaggcggcggcacTGCATCTCCTGCAGGCCCTGCTGTCTGATCACTGCCGGTACATTGCGCCGAGCTTGCTGTCGCTCGTGCGCATGCCGTCAGCCactgcgctcgcgcgcccgtccctccctccttctgAACATTCCTCGCCCACACCCTCCTTCACCGCTACGctcccatctcccctccccgcccccgTGAACTCAGCGGACGTCCACCTGcaagaggacgagctgtATGGCGCCCTCGTACCCCGCCTGGACGACGCGGTGCAGGAGAACACGGAGGCCTCGGGCTTGGGGAGCTACATCATGGACGCGCACAACTTTCTCGAGGCGGACGGGTGCtggcgcgcctcgcgcgtACCCCTCCAATTCGTaagcgacgacggcaagccTGTCCTCATAAGGGTGGGCGAGTACGACCTCGACCCGTACCAGCACGCTCTGTCTCCCAGCGACCCAATGGTACATGCGCTCCTAGACGCCTTAGCGGGATGGTTCACCCAGCCCGCTGACACCAACATTGCGCTAACAGGCGCTCTCTCGGCGCTAGTCCGGTGCCCGCACCGCTCGCTGGCCGGGTGGCTGTTGTACGACTGTGACGAGGGCATGTCGAGTTGTGAAATAGACGACAGTGCCTCCGATACGAGTTTCGACGCGGCTCCAAGCCgcggctcgtcgcgcgacgagccTCGACACCACACCCTACCCGCATTGTATCAGGTCCTGAGAGAGCTCGTGCGGCATTCCGGAAGATTCCGCGCAGCCGTACCAGGTTTCGACAGACTTCTCTCGGAACGGCGACAGGGACTCTTGTTCGCTGACCACTTAGAGGAGGCGATGAGCGCCatgctcgaggacgtggtGACGCCCCCGGCTGCGAGCCCCGGATTCTTGGGGATAGGGAGTTTCGGAAGCCCCCTAGGAGACAGGAAGAAGAGCGTATCGCTCGCCACGTCGCTTCGTTCCTTCTGGAGTCCGAAGAAGAGCCGCCCTACGACGCCGGTGAGCAccccgccctcggcatcgccTCTCCCCTCGAGTCCCCCTCGAGTGCCCCGGCCCACCCTCCCTGCGCTGCCCACCCTCTCGTCCACGCCGCAACGCacctcctcactcccccAACACGACACACCCTTCGCGAGCCActacgccgccgcgtctgTCACTGTTGACGTCGAATCTGTGGTCCGTCCCGACggatggcggcgggcgACCATACCGGAAGACGACGTCTTTACGGACAAGTTTAGGGAGCCTGacgagcccaagcccaagcccgaACCAGAGTCCAAGCAGAAAAGGACAGTGACAACCCTCTCTGGCGTGCTGGATAACATgatcgtcctcgaggaactAATCAAGGAACTCGTGGGTGTCATTGTGTCGCGGCGCGCTCTGGGTATAGACCAGGTCGGCTTTGTACGACGTTTATAG
- the LDB17 gene encoding uncharacterized protein (Protein of unknown function (DUF2013)), with protein sequence MPRDPPVPHAHAVPYDRTHSRRRSRDPPTEHNGNGNGNGNGNAPHPNGNGALLAVSPAAPLRMRFENQHAFFEELYRLLSQPDGVGTLEELDEILIQYVRLCGQYHDDFLRDPEDIRRAMELLLDSDLFQYNDQRMVGIMMSQAVDITNPHELYIWDYLIAHYGQRHPSLFRSHRKWAKLLPTLMETIDVEPDDDGWVDGLPPIEHRLHLPATQLLYEVCRVMRLTETELDQFNDTFIDHLFDIVEQSRSDRDDVLGQAVVKLILALNEQFMVWSLPKHHKKPERLRCSSHSNLSAEKESEPELGPVGLVAPRSARRPRAHSVAPVSVASIMNERATVEVGVVEETKKHNRVLVVLMRRLGNSKAFGEFMCFMLNRAENVETPEGLGAQLIILKMLYLLFTTPGTQEYFYSNDLHVVIDVFIRMLIDLPDELNQLRHTMLRVLYPLICNSQMKEDTYKRSHLKLVLDSLVANEHIRDVDPTTKRLVNRCLSAVKDCENCAPGLEPPVLLKPRRLSPDITVNLGSLIAALPQPNKSPYTDVNPVRVTSLIDVSAGAVERPGSAASTNVDSPVDRSASGTPVPVIRSRARRKAPAPPAQRKYSTSSVMSSTSTCPSDYDDSIPAQSPGLVDMGASNVPPPIVEVTRPEWVTFTA encoded by the exons ATGCCACGCGACCCACCAGTCCCCCACGCACACGCCGTGCCATACGACCGCACACATtcgcggcggcgatcgCGCGACCCACCCACCGAACATAACGGGAACGGGAACGGGAATGGGAATGGAAACGCTCCACACCCAAACGGCAATGGTGCGCTGCTGGCCGTGAGCCCCGCTGCGCCACTGCGAATGAGGTTCGAGAACCAGCACGCATTCTTCGAAGAACTATACCGGCTTCTCAGCCAACCCGACGGCGTGGGCACgctcgaggaactcgacGAGATCCTCATCCAGTATGTCCGACTTTGTGGACAATACCACG ACGACTTTCTGCGAGACCCCGAAGATATTCGGCGCGCCATGGAACTGctcctcgactcggacttGTTTCAATACAACGACCAGCGAATGGTGGGGATCATGATGTCGCAGGCAGTGGAT ATCACGAACCCCCACGAGCTGTACATCTGGGACTATCTCATTGCGCACTACGGCCAGCGACATCCCTCATTGTTTCGTTCTCACCGGAAATGGGCTAAACTCCTACCTACGCTCATGGAGACGATTGACGTCGagccagacgacgacgggtGGGTGGACGGCCTGCCGCCCATCGAGCACCGCCTACACCTCCCCGCCACGCAGCTTCTGTACGAAGTGTGCCGGGTGATGCGTCTCACCGagaccgagctcgaccaaTTCAACGACACGTTCATCGACCACCTGTTTGACATTGTCGAGCAGTCACGCagcgaccgcgacgacgtctTAGGACAAGCGGTGGtcaagctcatcctcgcgcTGAACGAACAGTTCATGGTGTGGTCGTTGCCAAAGCATCACAAGAAGCCCGAGCGGTTGCGTTGCTCGTCGCACTCGAATCTCTCAGCGGAGAAGGAATCTGAACCCGAGCTTGGACCCGTCGGACTCGTCGCTCCCAGGTCCGCTAGGCGGCCACGCGCTCACAGCGTCGCTCCCGTCTCCGTTGCCAGTATCATGAACGAGCGGGCCACGGTGGAAGTGGGTGTGGTCGAGGAGACAAAGAAACACAACCGTGTGCTCGTTGTGCTCATGCGGCGGTTGGGAAACAGCAAGGCTTTCGGCGAATTCATGTGCTTTATGCTCAACCGCGCAGAGAATGTTGAGACGCCCGAGGGTCTTGGCGCTCAGCTCATCATCCTCAAGATGCTTTACTTGCTCTTCACAACCCCAGGCACACAGGAGTACTTCTACTCGAACGATCTGCACGTGGTTATCGACGTGTTTATCCGCATGCTCATCGACCTccccgacgagctcaaccaGCTGCGGCACACAATGCTCCGTGTGCTGTACCCGCTGATATGCAACTCGCAGATGAAGGAGGACACGTACAAACGCTCTCATCTAAAGCTGGTGCTCGACTCTCTTGTTGCGAACGAGCACAtccgcgacgtcgacccTACTACCAAGCGGCTCGTGAACCGCTGCCTCTCTGCGGTCAAGGACTGCGAGAATTGCGCTCCCGGTTTGGAGCCACCTGTCCTCCTCAagccgcgccgcctgtCACCCGACATTACTGTCAACCTTGGATCGCTGATAGCGGCGCTCCCTCAACCCAACAAGTCGCCATACACCGACGTCAACCCGGTGCGTGTGACGAGCCTGATCGACGTCTCGGCTGGCGCAGTCGAGCGTCCCGGTTCAGCTGCGAGCACAAATGTCGATTCGCCTGTCGACCGCTCTGCATCAGGCACGCCAGTCCCGGTGATCCGGTcacgcgcgcggcgcaaGGCCCCCGCCCCTCCTGCCCAGAGAAAATACTCGACAAGCAGCGTCATGTCAAGCACGAGCACATGCCCAAGCGACTACGACGACAGTATCCCTGCCCAGTCCCCGGGCCTCGTAGACATGGGTGCGAGCAACGTACCACCCCCAATCGTAGAGGTAACCCGCCCCGAATGGGTGACCTTTACAGCCTAG
- the LIS1 gene encoding uncharacterized protein (Positively regulates the activity of the minus-end directed microtubule motor protein dynein. Plays a central role in positioning the mitotic spindle at the bud neck during cell division. Targets cytoplasmic dynein to microtubule plus ends, thereby promoting dynein-mediated microtubule sliding along the bud cortex and consequently the movement of the mitotic spindle to the bud neck) produces the protein MSLLSDRQKEEMHRAMLSYLQAVGMNDTFAVLAREADMTDFDPSEAKEKYSGLLEKKWTSVIRLQKKIMDLESRNAALLAELASPTRPTASASSSAPFIPRAPPRHTLQSHRGTITRVAFHPTWTVLASASEDASVKIWDWESGDFERTVKGHTKAVTDVDFDPKGNAMATCSTDLTIKLWDPANEYKNTKTLHGHDHSVSSVRFMPTGEQLISASRDKTIRVWDVSTGYCIKTLIGHSDWVREVVPSEDGRWLVSASNDQTARVWDIASGETKAELRGHDHVVECAVFAPVVSYAAIRELSGLPAAAAGNRAKAPGAFVATGSRDKAIRLWDAVSGQCLRVLSGHDNWVRALVFHPSGKHLLSVSDDKTIRIWDLVNGRCIKTIDAHGHFVSCMAWGRALMGGTDTGDGKANGSQEPRRINVIATGSVDQTVKIWTP, from the exons ATGTCATTGCTGTCGGACAggcagaaggaggagat GCACCGCGCAATGCTCTCTTACCTTCAGGCTGTCGGCATGAACGATACCTTCGCAGTGCTGGCACGGGAAGCCGACATGACCGACTTTGACCCAAGCGAGGCCAAGGAAAAGTACTCTGGGCTGCTTGAGAAGAAGTGGACGAGCGTTATTCGCTTGCAAAAGAAG ATTATGGATCTCGAGTCGCGAAATGCCGCCTTGCTGGCGGAACTCGCATCACCCACGCGTCCGACTGCTTCAGCCTCTAGTTCTGCGCCCTTCATCCCACGCGCACCACCACGGCACACGCTCCAGTCTCACCGCGGAACAATTACAAGAGTGGCCTTCCACCCGACGTGGACCGTGCTGGCGAGTGCCAGCGAGGACGCTAGCGTTAAGATTTGGGATTGGGAAAGCGGGGACTTTGAGCGCACGGTCAAGGGCCACACCAAGGCCGTCACGGacgtcgactttgacccAAAAGGAAATGCGATGG CGACGTGTTCTACTGACTTGACTATCAAGCTCTGGGATCCTGCAAATGAGTATAAGAATACGAAAACGCTGCACGGCCACGACCACTCGGTCTCGAGTGTGCGCTTCATGCCAACTGGCGAGCAGTTGATATCCGCCTCGCGGGACAAGACCATCCGGGTCTGGGATGTGTCCACAGG TTACTGCATCAAGACATTGATCGGCCATTCCGACTGGGTGCGCGAAGTTGTGCCATCGGAGGACGGGCGATGGCTCGTCAGCGCGTCGAACGACCag ACTGCACGCGTATGGGATATCGCGTCTGGCGAGACCAAGGCGGAGCTGCGAGGACACGACCACGTTGTCGAGTGTGCCGTCTTCGCACCAGTCGTGTCGTACGCAGCTATTCGTGAGCTGTCCGGGCTGCCCGCTGCAGCTGCTGGTAACCGCGCGAAAGCACCAGGAGCATTCGTGGCCACTGGGTCACGCGACAAGGCCATCCGACTGTGGGACGCTGTGTCAGGGCAATGCTTGCGAGTCTTG TCTGGGCACGACAACTGGGTGCGCGCGCTGGTCTTCCACCCTTCCGGGAAGCACCTGCTGTCGGTATCGGACGACAAAACGATCCGGATCTGggacctcgtcaacggTCGGTGTATCAAGACCATTGATGCGCACGGTCACTTTGTCTCTTGCATGGCATGGGGCCGGGCACTGATGGGTGGAACAGACACCGGCGACGGAAAGGCGAACGGTAGCCAAGAGCCGCGCAGAATCAACGTCATTGCGACTGGTTCTGTGGACCAGACAGTTAAG ATTTGGACGCCATAA